In Cryptomeria japonica chromosome 10, Sugi_1.0, whole genome shotgun sequence, a genomic segment contains:
- the LOC131072240 gene encoding subtilisin-like protease SBT3.18 — translation MSRRRWWEELAETVRVAVRETRSDKWQSSLKVTSLSVNLLGMKDLAMPSNTSTIMPEVHQFQKEASEEDQKYALLHGSQGLCQHMLDRGKKLVSGHESEEAQQLNSLGCEHEEVLEDHDELWNTMARQQPSGPSWDDSGIHSRALDIVGNELPRLVYVSRVKSLGFRHHKKAGAMNALVCWLVGDCSEADILAAFHDAISDGVDVLSISLGSGTPLPDYFASSLDIGSFHAMEKGIPAVISEGNDGPNPASVSNTTPWSMSVAASTIDRSFPTNLMLGNNMSIKGKGVNTEKPKSSFIPLVDGASASRGGEIVLCFETHGSDEDFNAALDVYVAGGAALIFSEVPTKVVRQLSFIPEVYVDMEQGAKILSYYKSSQSPVVRMSPSRSVVELEPTPVLAYFSWRGPSTLSLDILKPDITAPGVNILEAWPLVVPPSEIGFYTRSVDYNFLSGTSMSCPHVPGIAALLKSIHLEWSAAAIRSVIMTTGDENGNIITKKEMTLGDPTYNMIEFRAALLGLRMGIKIVAEKI, via the exons TCCAGCTTGAAAGTAACTTCATTGAGTGTAAATCTTCTTGGCATGAAGGATTTGGCTATGCCCTCCAATACATCTACAATTATGCCAGAG GTTCACCAATTTCAAAAGGAAGCTTCAGAGGAGGACCAAAAATATGCTTTATTACATGGTTCCCAAGGCCTatgccaacatatgctagatcgAGGGAAGAAATTAGTGAGTGGTCATGAATCCGAG GAAGCTCAACAATTAAACTCATTAGGTTGTGAGCATGAAGAGGTGCTAGAGGATCACGATGAATT ATGGAACACCATGGCCAGACAACAACCCTCGGGACCATCTTGGGATGATTCAG GTATTCATAGTAGGGCACTTGACATTGTTGGAAATGAACTACCCCGCTTAGTTTATGTATCTCGTGTAAAGAGTCTTGGTTTCCGACACCACAAGAAAGCTGGTGCAATGAATGCATTG GTTTGTTGGTTAGTTGGTGACTGTAGTGAAGCTGATATACTTGCTGCTTTCCATGATGCCATCAGTGATGGAGTAGATGTACTATCTATTTCCTTGGGCTCAGGAACACCTTTGCCTGACTATTTTGCTTCAAGTTTAGATATAGGATCCTTCCATGCAATGGAAAAGGGTATTCCTGCGGTGATTTCAGAAGGAAATGATGGGCCTAACCCTGCTTCTGTTTCAAATACAACTCCTTGGAGTATGTCTGTAGCAGCAAGCACCATTGACCGTAGCTTTCCTACAAACTTAATGCTTGGAAATAACATGAGTATCAAG GGAAAGGGAGTAAACACCGAAAAACCAAAGAGCTCATTCATACCACTGGTAGATGGAGCCTCAGCCTCAAGGGGAGG AGAAATAGTGCTATGCTTTGAAACTCATGGGAGTGACGAAGACTTCAATGCAGCTTTAGATGTGTACGTAGCAGGAGGGGCTGCATTAATTTTCTCAGAAGTGCCCACCAAAGTGGTGCGACAGCTCTCTTTTATACCTGAGGTGTACGTAGATATGGAGCAAGGGGCAAAGATCCTTTCATATTACAAGTCATCTCA GTCTCCTGTTGTTCGAATGAGTCCAAGTAGAAGTGTTGTGGAACTTGAACCTACACCTGTTCTAGCCTACTTCTCCTGGAGGGGACCTAGCACACTATCTCTAGACATTTTGAAG CCTGATATAACAGCTCCAGGTGTGAACATTCTGGAGGCATGGCCTCTAGTGGTTCCACCTTCAGAAATAGGATTTTACACACGGTCTGTGGACTACAATTTCTTATCAGGAACATCCATGTCATGCCCTCATGTCCCTGGAATTGCTGCTCTTCTCAAATCAATTCATCTAGAATGGAGTGCTGCGGCCATCAGATCTGTCATCATGACAACTG GGGATGAGAATGGCAATATTATTACTAAAAAGGAAATGACCTTAGGGGATCCTACTTACAACATGATAGAATTTAGAGCTGCACTTCTTGGACTACGGATGGGGATAAAGATTGTAGCTGAGAAAATTTAG